One Anaerobacillus alkaliphilus genomic region harbors:
- a CDS encoding DUF3052 domain-containing protein, which produces MNELHSVVKKLQFKDQGQAVLILNAPKSYEEVSTTFLGEVHREATLDTYHFVQVFGTSNEEIRTFGKQAAAVVKEDGLLWLCYPKKSSKTIKGSDCSRDTVATLLAEEGYEPVRQIAVDEDWSALRFRKVEQIKTLTRGFAVTEKGKERTQSEN; this is translated from the coding sequence ATGAATGAACTACATTCAGTTGTTAAAAAGTTGCAGTTCAAAGATCAAGGACAAGCGGTTTTAATCCTAAACGCACCTAAATCTTACGAGGAGGTCAGCACCACTTTTCTTGGAGAAGTTCACAGAGAAGCTACTCTTGATACATATCACTTTGTTCAAGTATTTGGCACCTCAAACGAAGAAATTAGAACGTTTGGAAAACAGGCTGCGGCTGTGGTGAAAGAAGATGGTTTACTCTGGCTTTGTTATCCAAAAAAATCATCAAAAACCATTAAAGGATCTGACTGTAGCCGTGATACAGTTGCTACCCTACTTGCTGAGGAAGGTTATGAACCTGTCCGACAAATTGCAGTCGACGAAGATTGGTCAGCCCTCCGTTTCCGTAAGGTTGAACAAATTAAAACACTGACTCGTGGCTTTGCCGTTACTGAAAAAGGCAAAGAACGCACTCAAAGTGAAAATTAA
- a CDS encoding response regulator transcription factor — MIRIVIAEDQKMLLGALAALLDLEEDMTVVGRAGNGEEAVKLVHQLKPDVCIMDIEMPARTGLEAAEELKGFGCKVIILTTFARPGYFERALKAGVNGYMLKDSPSDDLASAIRSVMDGKRIYASELVDEVYSEENPLTERESEVLLLMSEGKSTKEIANTLFITTGTVRNYISSILDKLDVSNRIEAITRFKDKGWFK, encoded by the coding sequence ATGATTCGAATTGTCATTGCCGAGGATCAAAAAATGTTACTAGGAGCTCTTGCAGCTTTACTAGATCTTGAAGAGGATATGACTGTTGTCGGTAGAGCAGGCAATGGGGAAGAAGCAGTCAAATTAGTTCACCAACTCAAACCGGATGTATGTATCATGGACATTGAAATGCCTGCAAGAACGGGCTTAGAAGCAGCTGAAGAACTAAAGGGATTTGGTTGCAAAGTGATTATACTAACTACTTTTGCGCGCCCAGGTTATTTCGAACGAGCACTAAAGGCAGGTGTAAATGGCTACATGCTAAAAGATAGCCCGAGTGATGACCTGGCGAGTGCCATTCGCAGTGTAATGGATGGAAAACGAATTTATGCTTCGGAATTAGTAGATGAAGTATATAGTGAAGAAAATCCACTAACCGAGCGGGAAAGCGAAGTCCTTTTGTTAATGTCAGAAGGAAAGAGCACAAAAGAAATTGCTAATACGCTTTTTATTACAACTGGAACCGTTAGAAACTATATATCTTCTATTCTAGATAAACTAGATGTGAGTAACCGAATAGAAGCTATTACCCGATTTAAAGATAAGGGATGGTTCAAATGA
- a CDS encoding fatty acid desaturase, which produces MSVAKITELKKEMAPYEKIDIKASIIQILNTLGPLVLLWVGAYLSLSVSYWLTLPLAILAAGFMVRTFILFHDCCHQSFFKSRKANDILGTITGVLTLVPYQQWKHTHTVHHATSGNLDKRGTGDMWVLTVEEYKAASLWKKISYRVYRNPFVMLIIGPVAIFLLEYRFNRKGAKRKERINTYVTNVSIVALYSIMCWLVGWQAFVMIQGPIFFVAGLLGIWLFYVQHQFEDSYFENEEEWTYIQAAVEGSSYYKLPKVLQWITGNIGFHHVHHLSPRVPNYNLEKAHNASEDLKKATTVTISTSFKSLNYRLWDEKNKKFIHFKELKNYVNEPTKKTVELARKVN; this is translated from the coding sequence ATGAGTGTAGCGAAAATAACAGAACTTAAAAAAGAAATGGCTCCATATGAAAAAATCGATATAAAAGCTAGTATCATTCAAATACTAAATACACTTGGACCGTTGGTATTATTGTGGGTCGGAGCATATTTAAGCCTATCTGTGTCTTACTGGCTTACATTACCACTTGCTATTTTAGCAGCAGGTTTTATGGTTCGAACGTTCATTTTATTCCATGATTGTTGTCATCAATCGTTTTTCAAAAGTAGAAAAGCGAATGATATCTTAGGAACAATTACCGGAGTTTTAACACTTGTACCGTATCAACAATGGAAGCATACGCACACTGTTCATCATGCAACGAGTGGAAACTTAGATAAACGTGGTACTGGTGACATGTGGGTACTTACGGTTGAAGAGTACAAGGCTGCTTCGCTATGGAAGAAAATTTCTTATCGCGTTTATCGTAATCCATTTGTCATGCTGATCATTGGACCAGTTGCTATTTTCTTATTGGAATATCGCTTTAACCGTAAAGGTGCGAAAAGGAAAGAAAGAATTAATACGTATGTAACAAATGTATCCATCGTTGCCCTTTATTCAATTATGTGTTGGTTAGTTGGCTGGCAAGCATTTGTAATGATCCAAGGGCCGATCTTTTTTGTAGCTGGGTTACTTGGGATTTGGTTATTTTATGTACAGCATCAGTTTGAAGATTCTTACTTTGAAAATGAAGAAGAATGGACGTATATCCAAGCTGCTGTTGAAGGGAGTTCTTATTACAAACTTCCAAAGGTATTGCAGTGGATTACTGGGAATATTGGGTTTCACCATGTGCATCACTTAAGCCCAAGAGTGCCTAATTATAATTTAGAAAAAGCCCATAATGCTTCAGAGGATTTAAAAAAGGCAACAACTGTTACGATTAGTACAAGTTTTAAATCATTGAATTACCGTTTATGGGATGAGAAAAATAAGAAATTCATTCATTTCAAAGAGCTTAAGAATTATGTAAATGAGCCAACCAAAAAAACGGTAGAACTTGCGAGAAAAGTTAATTAG
- a CDS encoding sensor histidine kinase encodes MKKWNQKVRKNTGLSPYVWIVFYILPFYFIFQASSTPQIVSGIIMIAGFLICYVLSFTSRGWLIYLGTGIQIAISTTMSLLFGYIYFFLFLAFFIGNLKNKVAFIIFYIILLISTFGSIYYGFVTVHYRELITQLPFVVLSVIAVILLPVSTYDRNKEDELQGQLEDANKRISELVKLEERQRISRDLHDTLGQKLSLIGLKSDLASKLINKNPAQARLEIKDVQITARIALKEVRELVTQMRGTKLEDEVFRVEQILKAAGIDFNLEGSPRLTNTSLIAENVVSMCLKEAVNNVVKHSNAKMCSLIIEQLKTELLVKVKDNGVGIGNSLQNMSGNGLQGMKERLEFVNGSLEIASVQGTTLIIKVPNAYKQTEEEV; translated from the coding sequence ATGAAAAAATGGAATCAGAAGGTTCGGAAAAACACAGGTCTTAGCCCCTATGTTTGGATCGTGTTTTACATTCTCCCTTTTTATTTTATTTTCCAAGCTTCATCTACACCTCAAATAGTGTCTGGAATCATTATGATTGCCGGGTTCCTGATATGTTACGTGCTATCCTTTACATCTAGAGGATGGCTTATCTATTTGGGGACGGGTATTCAAATAGCCATTTCGACAACGATGAGTTTGTTGTTTGGCTATATTTATTTCTTTTTATTTTTAGCGTTTTTTATAGGGAATTTGAAAAATAAAGTGGCCTTTATCATTTTTTATATTATTTTACTTATTAGTACCTTTGGTAGTATCTACTATGGGTTTGTTACAGTTCATTACCGAGAGCTAATTACACAACTACCGTTTGTTGTTCTAAGTGTTATTGCTGTCATACTCCTTCCTGTGAGTACGTATGATAGAAATAAAGAGGACGAACTTCAAGGTCAGTTGGAGGATGCGAATAAACGAATTTCTGAATTAGTAAAGCTTGAGGAACGTCAGCGTATTTCCCGTGATTTACATGACACGCTCGGACAAAAGCTGTCACTAATTGGCTTGAAAAGCGACCTAGCTAGCAAGTTAATTAATAAAAATCCGGCACAAGCTCGCTTGGAAATAAAAGATGTGCAAATAACAGCTCGAATTGCTTTAAAAGAAGTTCGTGAACTAGTCACGCAAATGCGTGGTACTAAGCTTGAGGATGAAGTGTTTCGAGTCGAACAAATCTTGAAAGCAGCGGGAATAGATTTTAACCTTGAAGGAAGTCCAAGGCTAACAAACACATCATTAATTGCTGAAAACGTTGTAAGTATGTGCTTAAAAGAAGCGGTAAACAATGTCGTCAAACATAGCAACGCTAAAATGTGTTCATTAATTATTGAGCAACTAAAGACAGAACTATTGGTAAAAGTAAAAGACAATGGGGTTGGAATTGGTAATTCACTGCAAAATATGAGTGGAAATGGTTTGCAAGGAATGAAAGAGCGGCTTGAATTCGTTAATGGAAGCCTAGAAATTGCATCTGTACAAGGGACTACTCTTATTATTAAAGTACCAAATGCATACAAACAAACGGAAGAGGAGGTGTAG